One genomic segment of Colias croceus chromosome 16, ilColCroc2.1 includes these proteins:
- the LOC123698679 gene encoding neuroendocrine convertase 1-like — protein MTQKVTILLISTTASHDGIPGYYDYHKVHNGLESSKDYIDEWTVEVPAGEEVAQLVALELGYEYDGPLLGFPNVYAYRVHSKNRRTPSEHTSILANDRRIRWSEQLFTKKRAKRYPLEDLNKELLRVKRKKNTITNASDEDRNKRNVPSKMFNDELWGYEWYLQDTRTFTDLPRLDLNVLPVYDMGFNGLGVRISILDDGIEHNHTDLRDNYDKEISWDCNDRDSDPFPRYDEQNRNSHGTRCAGEIAMVANNGKCGVGVAWRAKVGGVRMLDGRITDRVEGEAIGYAWDKVDIYSASWGPNDDGKTVEGPGRLAIEAFKRGIEQGRGGKGNIFVWANGNGGGHGDNCNCDGYSSSIYTISIGSASQQGLFPWYGEICSSTLATAYSSGAYKDQKIATTDTNNSCTLGHTGTSAAAPLAVGIIALALHANPNLTWRDVQHLIVWTSEYAPLSQNKGWQVNGAGLRFDVRFGFGLLNAARLVSAALNWITVPPKQISTYTSANISLSIRPVRPVEVDIYVNGGIQYLEHVELIISIQYTRRGALEIYLVSPQGTKVQVLSPRPKDSSEAGFFKWPLTSVATWGENPNGIWKVIVQDLTREPNYGIVEPMTLIIHGTEKIPNHMKNGPRIYKNDDFLDNEINNNLYLHNNDNNDFFDFSENIFTIPGNQESVDYETSFEGDEELFRINHHSKNHILDGLGYI, from the exons ATGACGCAAAAAGTAACAA ttttattaatcTCGACTACCGCAAGTCATGATGGGATACCAGGATATTATGATTATCATAAAGTGCATAATGGACTTGAGAGTTCTAAGGACTATATCGATGAATGGACAGTGGAAGTGCCTGCTGGTGAGGAAGTTGCTCAGCTGGTTGCCCTCGAGCTAGGATATGAATACGACGGGCCG TTATTAGGATTTCCGAACGTGTATGCCTATCGAGTCCACAGCAAAAACCGTCGCACCCCTAGCGAGCACACATCCATACTTGCCAACGATAGAAGG ATACGTTGGTCGGAGCAATTATTCACCAAAAAACGCGCCAAACGATATCCATTGGAGGATTTGAATAAAGAACTTTTGAGAGTAAAgaggaaaaaaaataccataACTAATGCGAGTGACGAGGATAGAAACAAAAGAAATGTTCCCAGTAAAATGTTCAACGACGAACTTTGGGGCTATGAATGGTATTTG CAAGACACCCGAACATTCACGGATCTCCCGCGTCTCGACCTCAACGTGCTACCAGTTTACGACATGGGGTTTAACGGCTTGGGTGTGCGAATATCGATACTGGATGACGGCATCGAACACAACCACACCGACCTGCGAGACAACTAC gACAAGGAAATAAGTTGGGATTGCAATGATCGTGATTCGGATCCATTTCCAAGATATGATGAACAAAACAGAAATTCACATGGTACGAGATGTGCAGGAGAA ATAGCGATGGTTGCAAACAACGGAAAGTGTGGAGTAGGAGTGGCTTGGCGAGCGAAGGTGGGCGGTGTGCGGATGCTTGATGGACGAATCACTGATCGTGTTGAAGGAGAAGCAATAG GATATGCGTGGGATAAGGTTGACATATATAGTGCGTCATGGGGTCCTAATGATGACGGCAAAACTGTTGAGGGTCCTGGAAGGCTCGCAATCGAGGCATTCAAACGTGGAATCGAACAG GGTCGAGGCGGCAAGggcaatatttttgtttgggCAAATGGTAATGGAGGAGGTCACGGTGATAATTGTAACTGCGATGG ATATTCCTCaagtatttatacaatatCGATTGGCAGCGCATCTCAGCAAGGTCTGTTCCCGTGGTACGGCGAAATTTGTTCTTCAACTCTTGCCACTGCGTACTCCTCTGGTGCATATAAGGATCAGAAAATA GCTACAACCGATACGAATAATTCCTGCACTCTTGGTCACACTGGAACTTCGGCTGCCGCTCCACTGGCAGTCGGAATTATAGCTTTAGCGCTGCATGCTAA CCCAAATCTTACATGGCGTGATGTCCAACATTTAATTGTGTGGACATCTGAATACGCACCTTTGTCTCAAAATAAAGGATGGCAAGTCAATGG GGCTGGTTTACGTTTTGACGTGCGTTTTGGATTTGGCCTTTTAAATGCCGCGCGCCTTGTATCAGCAGCATTGAACTGGATAACAGTCCCACCAAAGCAAATATCTACGTACACATCTGC CAATATCTCCTTGAGCATCAGACCAGTACGACCCGTGGAAGTTGATATTTATGTGAACGGCGGAATACAGTATTTGGAGCACGTTGAACTAATAATCAGCATACAATATACGAGGCGAGGCGCTCTTGAAATCTACTTGGTTTCCCCACAAG GTACCAAAGTCCAAGTTCTTAGTCCACGGCCAAAGGACTCTTCAGAAGCCGGTTTCTTTAAGTGGCCTTTAACATCTGTAGCGACGTGGGGAGAGAATCCTAATGGAATTTGGAAGGTCATCGTACAAGATTTG ACCAGGGAGCCCAACTATGGTATCGTGGAACCAATGACCCTGATTATACATGGAACAGAAAAAATTCCAAACCATATGAAAAACGGCCCtcgcatttataaaaatgatgaCTTCTTggataatgaaataaataataacttgtacttacataataatgataataacgACTTCTTTGATTTcagtgaaaatattttcacgaTACCAGGAAATCAGGAATCAGTAGATTATGAAACATCTTTCGAGGGAGATGAAGAGCTTTTCAGAATTAATCATCATAGCAAAAACCATATACTTGATGGTCTAGGTTATATTTAA
- the LOC123698324 gene encoding clavesin-1-like, with the protein MPFIDIAFQAEISRFEDTEFEEVARRNCGEDPDTRQQAIEELRSMILERGMCNPRRMDDAYLLRFLRCRRFIPALTHKLMVRYEEFRRKNSYLYDCNAFGLQKVKHVYGGTLPDSPDNGRITLMRFGRWNVEEVPIEDVVRCALLMDEIAAMQPRLQILGVTIIVDLEGLGMRHVRPLTRTVAGQIVALMGVSFPIHIHAVHVINYNWILSSFFSLFKQFIPAAAWARLHFHGHDMSSLHKHIDPEYLPQEYGGRCQHVISTEEWLRKINMYKDEFMAQELRALGFTVDDTKSECSDV; encoded by the exons ATGCCGTTTATAGACATCGCCTTCCAAGCTGAGATTAGCCGCTTCGAGGACACGGAGTTCGAAGAGGTGGCCCGGAGGAACTGCGGAGAGGACCCCGATACGAGGCAGCAGGCTATAGAGGAGCTTAGAAGCATGATATTAG agCGAGGCATGTGTAACCCACGTCGTATGGATGACGCCTATCTACTGCGGTTTCTGCGATGTCGCCGGTTCATTCCCGCCCTTACACATAAATTG ATGGTACGATACGAGGAATTCCGCAGAAAGAACTCCTATCTATACGACTGCAACGCATTCGGTCTGCAAAAAGTGAAACATGTATACGGAGGCACATTACCCGATAGTCCAGATAATGGCAGGATCACGCTTATGAGGTTCG GTAGGTGGAACGTAGAAGAAGTCCCCATAGAGGACGTAGTACGATGTGCGCTATTGATGGACGAAATAGCGGCAATGCAGCCTCGCCTGCAGATCCTGGGAGTCACCATAATTGTGGATCTGGAAGGCCTGGGCATGAGGCATGTACGGCCCCTCACTAGGACGGTTGCTGGCCAGATTGTAGCTTTAATGGGG GTATCATTCCCAATCCACATCCACGCGGTCCACGTGATCAACTACAACTGGATCCTCAGTAGCTTCTTTAGTCTTTTCAAGCAATTTATTCCCGCAGCTGCTTGGGCTAGACTCCACTTCCATGGCCACGATATGTCCTCCCTTCACAAACACATAGATCCTGAATACCTCCCGCAGGAGTATGGAGGAAGGTGCCAACACGTGATCAGTACTGAGGAGTGGCTTCGGAAGATCAATATGTATAAAGATGAGTTTATGGCTCAGGAATTAAGAGCGCTAGGCTTCACGGTCGATGATACTAAAAGTGAGTGCAGTGATGTGTAG